The DNA window TCCGCGACAAGCATCCCGAGGTGCGGATCGGCGACGGCGTGCTGGAATTCCTGGCGCACCGCATCAGCACCAATGTCCGCGTGCTGGAAGGCGCGTTGCAGCGCCTGTTCGCCCATGCCAGCCTGCTGCGCCGCGAAATCACGCTGGAGGTGGCGCAGGAATGTCTGGCCGACATCCTGCGCACCAACGACCGCAAGATCAGCATCGACGACATCCAGCGCAAGGTGGCCGAACATTACAACATCCGCCTGGCCGACATGATCGGGCCGAAACGGTCGCGCAACGTTGCCCGGCCGCGCCAGATCGCGATGTATCTGTCGAAACAGCTGACCAGTCGCAGCCTGCCCGATATCGGCCGCCGCTTTGGCGGGCGCGATCACACCACGATCATGCACGGCGTGCGCAAGATCGACGAGCTGGTGACCGAGGATCACGGCCTGGCCGAAGACGTGGCCCTGCTGAAACGTCTTCTGGAAGCCTGACCGCGACCCCGAACGAAATCCTTGTGACCGCCTTGCCGGGCGGTTACAAAACATGTCCGATGGAAACGGCCCCAAGGCCGACAGGGACAGGGAAAAGCGATGAAATTCTCGATCGAGCGCGCCGTTCTGGTCAAAGCCGTCTCGCAGGCCCAATCGGTGGTCGAGCGTCGCAACACCATTCCCATCCTTGCCAACGTGCTGATCGAGGCCGGCGCGGACGATGTCAGCTTTCGCGCCACCGATCTGGACACCGAGGTGGTGGACCGCGCCGCCGCCCAGGTGGAACGGCCCGGCGCCACCACCGTCAGCGCCGTCATGCTGAACGAGATCGCCCGCAAGCTGCCCGACGGGGCGCTGGTCGCCATCACCTCGGACGACGCGGCGGGGCGGCTGAACGTGCAGGCGGGGCGGTCGAATTTCAGCCTCGCGACCCTGCCGCGCGAGGATTTCCCGGTCATGGCCTCGACCGAATACAGCGTGAATTTCAGCGCGCCGGCCAAGGTTCTGCGGCGGCTGTTCGACAAGTCGAAATTCGCCATCTCGACCGAGGAGACGCGCTATTACCTCAACGGCGTCTATCTGCACGTGGCCCAGTCCGAGGAGGGGCCGGCCCTGCGCTGCGTGGCGACCGACGGGCACCGGCTGGCCCGGATCGACGCGCCCCTTCCCGATGGCGCGGCCGAGATGCCGGGCGTGATCGTGCCGCGCAAGACCGTGGCCGAGTTGCGCAAGCTGCTGGATGACGACGACGCCGATATCGCCGTGTCGGTCAGCGACACCAAGGTGCGCTTTGCCACGCCCACGATCACCCTGACCTCGAAGGTGATCGACGGCACCTTCCCCGATTACAGCCGGGTGATCCCGGCCAACAATTCCCGCAAGCTCGAGGTGGACGCGGCGGATTTCGCCCGCGCCGTGGACCGCGTGGCGACCGTCAGCAGCGAACGGTCGCGCGCGGTCAAGCTGGCGCTGGACGCCGACAAGCTGGTCCTGTCCGTAAACGCCCCCGACGCCGGCGCGGCCGAGGAAGAGCTGATCGTGGCCTATGCCGACGATCCGCTGGAGATCGGGTTCAACGCGAAATACCTGCAGGAAATCGCCAGTCAGGTCGATCGCGACAACGCGGTGTTCCTGTTCAACGGCTCGGGCGATGCGGCGCTGATCCGCGAGGGCAGCGATCACAGCGCCGTCTATGTCGTCATGCCGATGCGCGTGTGACGCTGACGCGGCTTTCGCTGGCGCAGTTCCGGTCCTGGCCGCGGCTGGACCTGGACCTGGACCGGCAACCCGTGGCGATCTTCGGCGCGAACGGATCGGGCAAGACCAACATCCTCGAGGCGGTGTCGATGCTGGCGCCGGGGCGCGGGCTGCGCGGCGCGCCGCCGGCCGAACAGGCGCGTCAGGGCAAGGATGCAGGCTGGCGCATCCGGGCGCAGATCGGCGACCGCGCGGTGGAAACCTCAGCCGCGCCCGGCGCGCGCCGCAGCGTTGCCGTCGATGACAAGCCGGCCGTGCAGACCGCCCTGGGCCGGCTGATCCGCATCGTCTGGCTGGTGCCGGCGATGGATCGGCTGTGGACCGATCCGCCCGAAACCCGGCGCCGGTTTCTGGACCGCGTGACATTAAGCCTTGTGCCCGATCACGCCGATGTCGCGCTGACCTATGACAAGGCCATGCGCGAACGAAACCGCCTGCTGCGCGACCAGATCGGCGATGCCGGATGGTATCGCGCGCTGGAATCGCAGATGGCCGAGGCGGGGGCGGCGCTGACGCGCAATCGGCATGAGGCGCTGGACCGGATCATGGCCGCGCAGGACGAGGCCGCGACCGGCTTTCCGGCCGCGCGGCTGGTCCTGCTGCCGGGCGAGGGGCAGGCCGACGATCCCGACGCGGCCAGCATCGCCGACCGGCTGGCCGCGATGCGGCCCCGCGATCTGGCCGCCGGTCGCAGCCTGACCGGCCCCCACCGCGCCGATCTGGGCGCAAGCTGGGGGCCGCAGGACATGCAGGCCGCCCTGTCCTCGACCGGCGAACAGAAGGCGCTGTTGCTGTCGCTGATCCTGGCCAATGCGCGCGCGCTGTCGGACCAGCCGGTCGTGTTGCTGCTGGACGAGGTGGCAGCGCATCTGGACGCCGACCGGCGCGCGCAGCTTTACGACCAGATATGCCTGCTGCCCGCCCAGACGATGCTGACCGGCACCGGATCTGACCTGTTCGACGCGTTCAAGGACCGCGTCCGGCTGCTGGAGATCACGAAGCATGACGGCGCTTCGCGCCTGCGCGATGGTGCGCCATGACCCTGACGCCCGAATCGGTGTGGCTTTACGCCGGGGCCATGGTCGCGATCTGGCTGACGCCGGGTCCGGTCTGGGTGGCGATCATCGCGCGGGCGCTGGCCTCGGGGTTTCGCGGCGTCTGGCCCCTGGGGCTGGGCGTGGCCATCGGCGACGCGATCTGGCCGCTGATCGCCATGTTCGGCCTGTCGGTCGTGCTGGGCCAGCATGCGGCGCTGATGATCGCGCTGCGCTGGATCGCGGCAGCGGTCTTTGTGGGCATGGGGCTGATGCTGCTGCGGCAGGCGAAACACCCCGTCGAACGCGACAGCAGGCTGACGCGGCGGGGACGATGGGCCGGGTTTTCGGCCGGCCTTCTGGCCATCGCCGGCAACCCCAAGGCGGCGCTGTTCTATGTGGGCGTGCTGCCCGGCTTCTTCGACATCGCCCGCATCCGCACCCCCGACGTGCTGGTCATCGTCGCCATGTCGGCCACGATCCCGTTCCTGCTGAACCTGGGCATGGGCGCGGCGGTGGCCGCCGCCCGCACCCGCATCGCCACGCCCACCGGGCTGCGCCGGATGAACCTTGTCTCGGGCGGGCTGCTGATCGCGGTCGGCTGCGTCCTGGCCGCCGAGCGGATCGTGAACGGCTAAAGCAGCCATTCGATGGGCAGCACGTTCAGCACATAGACGGCGATCCGGTCGCGCAGCCCCAGACCGGGCTCGTGCGCGATCAGGTGCGTCTGCCCGTCCGGCCCTTCGGAGCGCCAGATCATCGCCCCGTCCTGCGTCAGCACCGGCTGAAAGCTGCGCGGGATGAGCCGGTCGGTCATCGACCGGGCGCCGGTGGCGGCCAGACGGTCGCTGTCGATCAGAAACCCCATCTCGCAGTTCAGCAGGGCCGAGCGCGGATCGAAGTTGAACGAGCCGATGAAGATCCGCGAATCGTCCACCGAAAACGTCTTGGCATGCAGCGACCCGCCCGACAGGCCCGACGATCCCAGCTCGGCCCGGCCCTGCGGCACGTCCGGCAACGGTTTCAGCTCGAACAGCTTGACCCCGGCCTCAAGCATTTCTCGGCGATACTTGACGTAACCGGCATGAACCATCGGGACATCCGTCGCCTGCCACGAATTCGTCAGGATACGCACCTCGGCCCCGCTTTGCGCCAGCTCGGCAAAGAACCGGGCACCGGTCCGCCCCGGCACGAAATAGGCCGAAATCAGGTCCAGATTGCGGTCCACCTTGCGCAGGATCTGGCCCAGACGCGCGATCATCAGCCCGCTGCGTTCGACGCGCCCGACGCCCTTGGCCGGATCGTCGGCAATCACCTGCACGTCGGTCCATTCAAGCACGGCCTGTCCCTGGCGCAGGCGTTCCGCCGCGGTGCCCTCAAGCTCGGACGCGGCGGGCAGGTTCGCCATCGCCCGGTCCAGCGCGCCGATATCGCCTTGCCCGGCAACGACCTGTTCCAGCGCCAGAACCGGCTGGCTGTTCCAGTATTCGTCGAACACCTCGACCGTGTCGGCGACCACCTTGCCGACGCCCAGAACGTCCAGATCCAGATAGCCCGGCACATCGCCCACGGCGAAATATTCATCGCCGATATTGCGCCCGCCCACGATCGCGGCCGCGCCGTCCACGATGAACGCCTTGTTGTGCATCCGGCGGTTCATGCGCAGCGGATACAGCACATAGCCCAGCCATTTCGGCCGGCGCACGGTCGAGGGGTTGAACAGCCGCACGTTGAAGGTCGGCATGGCATTCAGCGCCGCCAGCACCGGGTCCATCGCGTCGATGCCGTTATCGTCCAGCAGCAGGCGCACCCGCACCCCGCGCTGCGCCGCGCGCCGCAGCGCATCCAGCAGCAGCATTCCCGACACATCGTCGTGCCAGATGTAATACATCGCGTCGATGCTGCGTTCGGCGGCGTCGGCCAGACGCAACCGGCTGCGCAGCGCGGCGCGCCCGTCGGACAGCTTCATGACGCCGCTTTCGCCGGGATGCTGGCCCCGCGCCTCTTCCGCGCGCTGTCCCAGTTGCGTCGTCGCATCCGCCGACAGCGCCTGTTCGGGCACCCTGTCGGCCGTGTCGGGCACCGAAAACAGCAGCCGGCCGGCCAGCCACGCCAGGATCAGGACCAGCAGACCCGCCACAAGCCATTTCAGCCATGTCATCGCACGCTCCTGCCACCGGGTATCCGCAATCTTTCACGCCGGGCGGGGGTTACGCAAGAAAACCGGCAATCACGACCCGTCGCCCGGAAAAATCGTGTCTTTGCCGTGACTTTGCCGCCGCGACGGCATATATCGACACAGGAACGACAGGAACGATTTCACATGACCGACGCAGCCCCGCATCCCGCCGAATACGGCGCCGATTCCATCAAGGTTCTCAAGGGACTGGAGGCGGTGCGCAAACGGCCTGGCATGTATATCGGCGACACCGACGACGGCAGCGGCCTGCACCACATGGTCTATGAGGTGGTCGATAACGGCATCGACGAGGCGCTGGCCGGTCATGCCGACTATGTGAAGGTCAAGATCCACGCCGACAGCAGCGTGTCGGTGCGCGACAATGGCCGCGGAATCCCCGTGGACATGCACAGATCCGAAGGCGTCAGCGCGGCCGAGGTCATCATGACCCAACTGCATGCCGGGGGGAAGTTCGACCAGAACAGCTACAAGGTCTCGGGCGGGTTGCACGGGGTCGGCGTGTCGGTCGTGAACGCGCTGTCGGACTGGCTGGAACTGCGCATCTGGCGCAATGGCAAGGAACATTTCGTCCGGTTCGAACACGGCGACACGGTCGAGCCGCTGCGCGTCGTGGGCGATGCGGGCGGCGAAACCGGGACCGAGGTGCGCTTTCTTGCCTCGTCCAGGGAAACCAGCCCCAACGGCACGTTCAGCAATCTGGACTATCACTTCAAGACGCTGGAAAACCGGCTGCGCGAGCTGGCCTTCCTGAACAGCGGCGTCCGCATCATCCTTGAGGATGCGCGCCACGCCGAGGTGCAGACGACCGAACTGTTCTACGAAGGCGGGGTGCGCGAGTTCGTCAAGTACCTCGACCGCTCGAAAACCCCGGTCATGGCCGAGCCGATCTTCATCACCGGCGAAAAGAACGGCATCGGGGTCGAGGTGGCGATGTGGTGGAACGACAGCTATCACGAATCGGTTCTGCCCTTCACCAACAACATCCCGCAGCGCGACGGCGGCACCCACATGGCCGGGTTTCGCGGCGCGCTGACGCGGGTGATCCAGAAATACGCCCAGGACAGCGGCATCGCCAAGCGCGAGAAGGTCGATTTCACCGGCGACGACGCGCGCGAAGGGCTGACCTGCGTGCTGTCGGTTAAGGTGCCCGATCCGAAATTCTCAAGCCAGACCAAGGACAAGCTGGTCAGCTCCGAGGTGCGTCCGGCGGTCGAGGGGCTGGTGGGCGAGAAACTGTCCGAATGGTTCGAGGAAAACCCGCCCGAAGCCCGCCAGATCGTCGGCAAGATCGTCGAGGCGGCGCTGGCGCGCGAGGCGGCGCGCAAGGCGCGCGAACTGACCCGGCGCAAGACGGCGATGGATGTGGCGTCCCTGCCCGGCAAGCTGGCCGACTGTCAGGAAAAGGACCCGGCGCTGTCGGAACTGTTCATCGTCGAGGGTGACAGCGCCGGCGGATCGGCCAAGCAGGGCCGGTCGCGCAAGAATCAGGCGGTGCTGCCCTTGCGCGGCAAGATCCTGAACGTGGAACGGGCGCGGTTCGACCGGATGCTGGGCAGCGACCAGATCGGCACGCTGATCACCGCGCTTGGCACCGGGATCGGCCGCGACGAGTTCGACCTGAACAAGCTGCGCTATCACAAGATCATCATCATGACCGACGCCGACGTGGACGGCGCCCATATCCGCACGCTGCTGCTGACATTCTTCTTCCGCCAGATGCCGGAACTGATCGAGGGCGGGCATCTGTATATCGCGCAGCCGCCGCTGTACAAGGTCGGGCGCGGCCGGTCCGAGGTCTATCTGAAGAACGAGGCCGCGCTGGAGGATTACCTGGTCCAGCAGGGGATCGAGGGGGCGGCGCTGCGCCTTGGATCGGGCGAGGATATCAGCGGCAACGACCTGGCCCGCGTGGTGGAGGAAGGGCGGGTCGTGCGCCGCATCCTGCGCGCCTATCCGACGCATTATCCGCCCCATATCATCGAACAGGCCGCGATTGCGGGCGCGCTGGTGCCGGGACGGATCGACGCCGACGCGCAGGGCGTGGCCGACGACATCGCCGCCCGGCTGGACATGATCGCGGCGGAATACGAACGCGGCTGGATCGGCCGGCCGACGCAGGATGGCGGCATCAGCCTGTCGCGGACCCTGCGCGGGGTCGAGGAGGTGCGCGTTCTGGACGGCCAGATGCTGCGCAGCGCCGAAAGCCGGCGGCTGGCCGAGATGACGCAGGCGTTGCAGGATATCTATGCCCGACCCGCGCGGCTGATCCGCAA is part of the Paracoccus stylophorae genome and encodes:
- the dnaN gene encoding DNA polymerase III subunit beta — translated: MKFSIERAVLVKAVSQAQSVVERRNTIPILANVLIEAGADDVSFRATDLDTEVVDRAAAQVERPGATTVSAVMLNEIARKLPDGALVAITSDDAAGRLNVQAGRSNFSLATLPREDFPVMASTEYSVNFSAPAKVLRRLFDKSKFAISTEETRYYLNGVYLHVAQSEEGPALRCVATDGHRLARIDAPLPDGAAEMPGVIVPRKTVAELRKLLDDDDADIAVSVSDTKVRFATPTITLTSKVIDGTFPDYSRVIPANNSRKLEVDAADFARAVDRVATVSSERSRAVKLALDADKLVLSVNAPDAGAAEEELIVAYADDPLEIGFNAKYLQEIASQVDRDNAVFLFNGSGDAALIREGSDHSAVYVVMPMRV
- the gyrB gene encoding DNA topoisomerase (ATP-hydrolyzing) subunit B — its product is MTDAAPHPAEYGADSIKVLKGLEAVRKRPGMYIGDTDDGSGLHHMVYEVVDNGIDEALAGHADYVKVKIHADSSVSVRDNGRGIPVDMHRSEGVSAAEVIMTQLHAGGKFDQNSYKVSGGLHGVGVSVVNALSDWLELRIWRNGKEHFVRFEHGDTVEPLRVVGDAGGETGTEVRFLASSRETSPNGTFSNLDYHFKTLENRLRELAFLNSGVRIILEDARHAEVQTTELFYEGGVREFVKYLDRSKTPVMAEPIFITGEKNGIGVEVAMWWNDSYHESVLPFTNNIPQRDGGTHMAGFRGALTRVIQKYAQDSGIAKREKVDFTGDDAREGLTCVLSVKVPDPKFSSQTKDKLVSSEVRPAVEGLVGEKLSEWFEENPPEARQIVGKIVEAALAREAARKARELTRRKTAMDVASLPGKLADCQEKDPALSELFIVEGDSAGGSAKQGRSRKNQAVLPLRGKILNVERARFDRMLGSDQIGTLITALGTGIGRDEFDLNKLRYHKIIIMTDADVDGAHIRTLLLTFFFRQMPELIEGGHLYIAQPPLYKVGRGRSEVYLKNEAALEDYLVQQGIEGAALRLGSGEDISGNDLARVVEEGRVVRRILRAYPTHYPPHIIEQAAIAGALVPGRIDADAQGVADDIAARLDMIAAEYERGWIGRPTQDGGISLSRTLRGVEEVRVLDGQMLRSAESRRLAEMTQALQDIYARPARLIRKDRDQPIHGPLSLLTAIFMEGEKGLSLQRYKGLGEMNPDQLWETTLDPAARTLMQVRIEDVSEAEDLFTKLMGDVVEPRREFIQQNALSVANLDI
- a CDS encoding LysE family translocator, which encodes MTLTPESVWLYAGAMVAIWLTPGPVWVAIIARALASGFRGVWPLGLGVAIGDAIWPLIAMFGLSVVLGQHAALMIALRWIAAAVFVGMGLMLLRQAKHPVERDSRLTRRGRWAGFSAGLLAIAGNPKAALFYVGVLPGFFDIARIRTPDVLVIVAMSATIPFLLNLGMGAAVAAARTRIATPTGLRRMNLVSGGLLIAVGCVLAAERIVNG
- the recF gene encoding DNA replication/repair protein RecF (All proteins in this family for which functions are known are DNA-binding proteins that assist the filamentation of RecA onto DNA for the initiation of recombination or recombinational repair.) is translated as MTLTRLSLAQFRSWPRLDLDLDRQPVAIFGANGSGKTNILEAVSMLAPGRGLRGAPPAEQARQGKDAGWRIRAQIGDRAVETSAAPGARRSVAVDDKPAVQTALGRLIRIVWLVPAMDRLWTDPPETRRRFLDRVTLSLVPDHADVALTYDKAMRERNRLLRDQIGDAGWYRALESQMAEAGAALTRNRHEALDRIMAAQDEAATGFPAARLVLLPGEGQADDPDAASIADRLAAMRPRDLAAGRSLTGPHRADLGASWGPQDMQAALSSTGEQKALLLSLILANARALSDQPVVLLLDEVAAHLDADRRAQLYDQICLLPAQTMLTGTGSDLFDAFKDRVRLLEITKHDGASRLRDGAP
- a CDS encoding phospholipase D-like domain-containing protein encodes the protein MTWLKWLVAGLLVLILAWLAGRLLFSVPDTADRVPEQALSADATTQLGQRAEEARGQHPGESGVMKLSDGRAALRSRLRLADAAERSIDAMYYIWHDDVSGMLLLDALRRAAQRGVRVRLLLDDNGIDAMDPVLAALNAMPTFNVRLFNPSTVRRPKWLGYVLYPLRMNRRMHNKAFIVDGAAAIVGGRNIGDEYFAVGDVPGYLDLDVLGVGKVVADTVEVFDEYWNSQPVLALEQVVAGQGDIGALDRAMANLPAASELEGTAAERLRQGQAVLEWTDVQVIADDPAKGVGRVERSGLMIARLGQILRKVDRNLDLISAYFVPGRTGARFFAELAQSGAEVRILTNSWQATDVPMVHAGYVKYRREMLEAGVKLFELKPLPDVPQGRAELGSSGLSGGSLHAKTFSVDDSRIFIGSFNFDPRSALLNCEMGFLIDSDRLAATGARSMTDRLIPRSFQPVLTQDGAMIWRSEGPDGQTHLIAHEPGLGLRDRIAVYVLNVLPIEWLL